The window TCACGCGCCCGGCTGCCCCGGCCGTCCGCGGCAAATCCGCATTCCCAAATTCCGGGATTCAACGCCGCCTGCTGCCGCCGAGCAGGGAGCCGAGCACGCCACGCACCAGCTCGCGGCCGACCTGGCTGGCGATGGTGCGCGTCACACTTTTAGCCGCGGCCTGCACCAGGCCATCGGTCTGCCCACCGCGCGGGCCGGTGCGGCCGAACAGGATTTCGCTGAGGAAACCACCCCCTTCGGCCGCCGGGGGCTGGGATGCCGTGCCGCCAGCGCCGACTTTCACTGGCGTCGCCCCGCCAGCCGCGGCACCTCCACCAGCGCGGGATTGCAGGATCTCGTAGGCCGACTCGCGATCGACGATCTTTTCATAGTGGCCGTAGACCAGGGAGGA of the Nitrospirota bacterium genome contains:
- a CDS encoding helicase HerA-like domain-containing protein; translated protein: ALVSFLDEKGTPAVVERAWILPPASRIGPLTPNERQQVIRSSLVYGHYEKIVDRESAYEILQSRAGGGAAAGGATPVKVGAGGTASQPPAAEGGGFLSEILFGRTGPRGGQTDGLVQAAAKSVTRTIASQVGRELVRGVLGSLLGGSRRR